The genomic interval CTTGCGCATGTTTTGGGCTAAGGTATAAATCAAGCTTATTCATAGTGATAGGCTTGATAGTGCCTGGTTGTTCGCCTTTTAGAACGCGTCCAACGATTTTACCTGTTTCGATGCCTAAGTCTTTGTAGTTGATACCCATCGCCGCCACTGCACCACGGGCAACGGAGTCAGTATCGGATGCCACTAGAGGGACTTTGATTTCTTTAGCCGCTTGGTAAAGTGACTCATAAGCGGATACCACGTTGTTGTCAAGTGAGGTATAGATGAGCTGAACTTTACCTTGTAGACCGCGAGTGGCTTGGGGAATATCGGTAGTGCGCTGTGCAGGTGCCGCAACGATGTTGATACCCATCGGTTTAAATTTTGCTTCAAGCTCTTTGAGTACCACGGTTGAGTTGACTTCGCCTGGGCTGTATACATAGCCGACTGATTTGAGATTTGGTACGACTTTTTTCATCAGTTCAATCTGTGGCTCAAGTGGCAACATGTCTGATGCGCCTGTCACGTTGGTGCCAGAGGCTTCCCAAGATTTTATCAGTTTCGCTTCGACAGGGTCGGTAACCGCAGAGAAAATAACAGGAATTGAGTTGGTCGCTGCAATGACGGATTGCGCCGATGGGGTAGCAATAGCAACGATGGCATCGGGTTTATCCGCGGCAAATTGTTTGGCAATTTGACCGGCAGTCGCCGTATTGCCTTGGGCTGATTGGAAATTTACTTTTAGGTTTTGACCTTCTTTAAAGCCTTCGTTGCCAAGCTCTTCAATCACACCTTGACGAACGGCATCTAATGCTGGGTGCTCAACGATTGCCGTGATAGCAACAGATTTGGTATCGCCTGACGCAGCTGTCGTTGCACTTGCTGTGCTTGCAGTACTGGCATCAGCTGTTTTATTGTTAGATTGGCTGCAGCCCATCAGGCTTGCCATACAAATTCCACCTAGCATCATTGCTTTGGTTAAACGAGAAACACCAAATGTAGCGTTCAACATATATCACTCCAAAAATCCATCCATAGGGTATCAATTAGAAAGGTTATAAAAAGGTAAATCTTAAAAAAGAAAATCTTACACTTCAATAACAATATCATATAGCATTGTTAAACATTATTTACATTTTATCAGCTAATTTTGCAGTCGCATAGCGTTATATGTATCAGGCAAGTTTGCCAACCATGATTAAAGCTTTGGGTAACTGGTCAAAAACGCATTATCTGATAAATTCCTATCACATAAAAATCTGCCTCATTTCGCTAATGTATCATTTTTTAATAATAATTCGCTAAGTCATCAGCTAACTAATAAGTCATAGCGCATTGTTTTTAAGTAGAAAGAAAATTACCACAGCATTGTCATATTAAGTTACATTTTAATTTCATAATAATATAGCTTCATACAAAATTACTTATCCAGCGTACATATAAAGGTACAGATAAAGGTGTATGACAATGAAAAAATTAACGTTATTAACTAGCTTATTTTTAGCGGGCTCATTCATGGTTTCATCCGCTGTTTTTGCAAATCCTAGTCATGGTAAAGGTCAAGACAAACAAGCTAGAAATTGGACACAGCAACAAAAACACTATAAAGATGACCGCAAAGAAAACCAACGCTACAACACGAACCATGATAGAGACCGCGACAGAAGCGACAATCGATACTACGATAGTCGTACGGGTCGCTACCTAACCCACGAGCAGTATCGCCAATTGCCCCCAGGACTGCAAAAAAATGTCGCACGTGGTAAAGCGGTACCACCAGGCTGGGCAAAAAAACTAGACAATCGTTATTACACCGTCAAGCGATATAATGACCGTAATGTCTATGTGTTAAATAACAATGCTTATCGTCAGGCAAAGGTTATCAGTCGTCCGCGTCCAGGTGAAGTGCGCCTACGTGTTGACAACCGCGTACTTGATGTTCTTGAAGCGACACGTGTTATTTTAAATGTGCTT from Moraxella osloensis carries:
- a CDS encoding ABC transporter substrate-binding protein encodes the protein MGCSQSNNKTADASTASTASATTAASGDTKSVAITAIVEHPALDAVRQGVIEELGNEGFKEGQNLKVNFQSAQGNTATAGQIAKQFAADKPDAIVAIATPSAQSVIAATNSIPVIFSAVTDPVEAKLIKSWEASGTNVTGASDMLPLEPQIELMKKVVPNLKSVGYVYSPGEVNSTVVLKELEAKFKPMGINIVAAPAQRTTDIPQATRGLQGKVQLIYTSLDNNVVSAYESLYQAAKEIKVPLVASDTDSVARGAVAAMGINYKDLGIETGKIVGRVLKGEQPGTIKPITMNKLDLYLSPKHAQEVGITLPQDLISQAAQVEPAPKAKQ